A stretch of DNA from Spirosoma endbachense:
TCGCCTGATCGACCAGTTCGACAGCTACGGGTACTTTTTTGGCAAAATCCCGCTTGCCCTTGATGTATTCGTCGGCATACTGTGCAGCCGTTCTGGCCATCGTCTGGGGCGATTGCAGGCCCGTGGCTTTAATCTTGCCATCGCGGATGGAGTTCATCACATCATCGGCCCCATCGAACCCAAACACCCCAACCTCTTTAGCCTTGCCAGCCGCTACCAACGCCTGATAAGCCCCCATCGCCATCGCATCATTTCCACAGAAGACCGCATCGATATCGGGGTGTGCCTGGAGAATTGATTCCAATACTTCCATCGCCTTATTCCGATCAAAATCAGCACTTTGCTGAGCGACCAGTTTAAAGCCGGGATAGCGATCCACCACACTATGAAAACCCTTCGACCGGTTCCAGGTGTTGTTATCGCCAACCAATCCTAAAATCTCGACATAGTTAACGGGCGCTGTTTTTGCCTTTTTGCCCAATGTCTGAACAAAATATTTACCGATAGCCACGCAGCCCGAGTAATTGTCGGACAGAATCTGACAGGTCGCAGCCTCGGGCGAGTTCACTTCCCGGTCCATACAAAACACCGGAATACCCTCCTCTTTGGCTTTCATTGCATTCACGATGGAGCCATCCGAGTCGGTTGGATTGAGCAGAATGGCATCAAACCCCGATACGATGGCATTCTCGAAGTGGTCGTTTTCCAGGGCTGT
This window harbors:
- a CDS encoding D-ribose ABC transporter substrate-binding protein; its protein translation is MHNLFTYYRLLALLLLFGGTNSCTTKSETGQPKKVAVIVSTLNNPWFVVLAETAAAQAKALGYEAKIFDSQNNTALENDHFENAIVSGFDAILLNPTDSDGSIVNAMKAKEEGIPVFCMDREVNSPEAATCQILSDNYSGCVAIGKYFVQTLGKKAKTAPVNYVEILGLVGDNNTWNRSKGFHSVVDRYPGFKLVAQQSADFDRNKAMEVLESILQAHPDIDAVFCGNDAMAMGAYQALVAAGKAKEVGVFGFDGADDVMNSIRDGKIKATGLQSPQTMARTAAQYADEYIKGKRDFAKKVPVAVELVDQANIADYQDPKKP